A segment of the Phoenix dactylifera cultivar Barhee BC4 chromosome 15, palm_55x_up_171113_PBpolish2nd_filt_p, whole genome shotgun sequence genome:
aattgtagacaGACTCAAATACAGATCTGGATCACAACctacgagctggggtgctgagtcccctgatcaaaacctcctggcaccgctgactcttcccctacaacatcaattataaatcacaaactaaattatttaatatttaaatattctaaaccataattcacatctactatggggtccatcaccaggtccccaaacatctcaatctctccagatctagggcagtcggggtggcccgactcccaccttgCACCATCGGCccatgtcgtcgccagccgtggccgcagccatgccggcgacgatggccggtcccgatgaagagaccaacataaagggatgattcctctctcttcatggttggaaatacatctccctccctcaaatctttttttttttgatccaaggacaacagccatggtggctgtgccctctccttccccaacccaaCAACACCgttggccgaaccatcgccggctgCCACTGTCGCAGTCGCTGGCAATGGTGACCgaccaagagagggagagaaggagaagttccttctcattcttcttcttcttcttccccccccCAAAACATACACAGGGTCCCCTTTTTCCTCCCTTCCCTCTCCTCCGTCATCAACAGAAGAACCACCAGGATGGTGGCTCGGCCTTCACCCGACGGCGGCCACCTCACCGTCGTCGCCGGCCGGCGGCCAGCCGACGAGAGGAAGGAGAAAAAGAGATGGGATCGCGAGGAAGATAACCTCGGATCCACTACTCCCGATCACCAACTAAGCCCGAAAAACCCTCTTTGACCCCCACACAACCCAGTCCACCCTACTGCCATGAATCCCGGCCAACCCAGCAGCCGGCGGCGGCAAAATCCGGAGGAGAggagccgaaacaggggtaccctgtttcggatccTTCTTCGGTGATTCCGTCGGCCATAACCCAGGAAACCCAACCCAAAACCAGGCAAATAAAATGCAAAGGACGAAGCCATGCTTACCTCGGCCCGATAAGGGTGTTCCGGCGACTTTCCGGCGAGGAATCGGAGGAGGGGTCTTGGGTTTTCACGCACGGATCCGAGACTTCTTCTCCCGATTTGTGGGGGATCTTCACCGAGGGAGGGAAAAGCTTCTGGCTTCCTCCGCGGCCGGCCGGTTCCTCCCTCCGACGCTCGTCTCTCCGGCGATCTCCTCTAACGCCGCCGCCCTCTCTCCCGTTCTCCTCTCTaccacgatcgtgccctaggcacgatcgtatatggtggatgggcccggtcttttcgggccggcccgtccgcccctttttttttttttttttttttaggggtatTACAGTATGTACATTTGCAAAGAGTTGTTTTCCCGTTTCTACATTAAAACTATATTAAAACTATGTCGTCCAATGTACTTGCATCTATAGTTTGGAAAGGAGTACGTATTCAGCTCCGCACTCaaccatataatttttttttatgcacaaCGAATTTGATTCCATATAGAATGGTGGAGTGCCATGTCTCGACCCGGGCGAAATAGTTTTTTAACATtttcaaaataattagaagAACATTCATGCTTgaagttttctttcttaaatTGGAAACATACATTTGTGTTTGCTAACTAGGTATTTACTGAGAGTACTTTCTCCCTTCCTAAAATTTAAGTCCCGAGAAATCTCATTAATGTGTCTTGAAATCGACCAGAGCTGGCTAATCAAAATCCGCTGCAAAACTTTTAAATCACCACTAAAGTTTGCCATATGGTAAATTTAGAAGACTCTCGTCTATCAATTCCGACTAACCTATATGCTCGAATTCTGAGGCAATAGACTCTCGTCTCAGCCTATACAATACACTCTCTAAAGAACTTTTCAAGTAAGTGCTCATATATTCTAGGGCTTTCGTGAATCCTCTCTATTTTCTGGTCATCCTGTCTTAAGCATCACAAGGTTTTCTACTGAGAAAATTCCGATAAAAAGACTTTTTTATCTTTTCAAAACTTGGTGGCAACTTTCCGTTCTGAATTGCGGCCTTGCACGGCCAAAATGGTTCACAGTCGAGCACACCAGCATCTCTCCTGTTCACATCAGTTCTCCCACTCGCCAAGACAAACTTCTGGATCATTTGTGAACAGTAAAGTAGTGCAAATGGGAGAAGGCCTTCGTCTGCAACGTGGCAACAGATGACTAGATCGATAAGCTGGATACTGTCCAACCAGGAATTTCTGAACGGGGTTAATCGCTTGGTGCCAATGCGGAGGCAACGGCATAATGGCCATCCGTCCGACGCAACCTTGTCCTCCACTCCGTGGACTCTCCTCTGCTTttctctcgctcgctcgctctgcGGCTTGCGAAGAAAATTCCTAATAACCCCTCGTCTCCAGGTAGTCTTGTCCCTCCGGCCCCCTCTTCCCCGTTCTCCCGTTTTACATTTACCCCGTCTACCGGAAGCTTCTTTCACCCCAAGTCCACCATTGAGCTCTCCCTACGGTGCCTTTGTTATTCGCTTAGTCCTTGCTCACCccgcccccccaaaaaaaaaaaaaattcccaaTATGGAAACCCTAGAAGCTACTGAAACAACCCTAGGCAACGATTCCTCCAAGAAGCCCCCCGAATCACAAACCCTAGGAGACCTCGCGGGACCTCGGGTTTCCAAACTAGGGTTTTCGCCGGCGGGAGAAACCCTAGCTCCGGCGCCGGGGGCTGAAGCCAAAACCCCAGGGTCGGGGTTGCTGCCGGCGGCCggcgaggcggaggaggaggcggagcgGCACTCCTTCGCCGCCGGTGATTTCGTGTGGGGAAGGATCAAGAGCCATCCATGGTGGCCGGGGCAGGTGTACGACCCTTCCCGGGCTGCGGATCATGCCAGGAGGGCCCACCGGAGGGACCGGTCGGTGCTCGTGTCGTACTTCAGGGATGGCACCTTCGCATGGTGCCACCCGGCGCAGCTGAGGCCCTTGGTGCCGGAGTTCCACCGGATGGTGAAGCAGAGCAGCTCCAAGAGCTTCGTCGGCGCGGTGGAGGACGCCCTGGGGGAGATCGGGCGGTGCCTCGAGCTCGATCTCACTTGCCACTGCGTGCCCCCGGAGGCCCGGCCTGCGAGTGCCAGAGGCCAGGTCGGGAGGGCTCCGGTAGCAAATTTCGCGCCTTTGGAGTTCCTCGAGCATCTTCGTGATGTGGCCCGTGATGTTTCCGTGGTTGATATGCTGGAAGTCGCGATGCTGAAGAGTTGGGTCATGGCATTCGCGAAGGGATGGAGCAATGGTTTGGCTGGGTACCACCAGCGCCGGGGAATAATGGAGCTGGTGGACAAGATTGATCTTGATGTCCCACCAGGGGACCTGACCGAcggcaaggaggaggaggacgaggaggaggagtatTGGACCATAGGGAGCGGTGCCGTGAAAAAAGGGCCGAAGATATCAGCTGAGAAGTTGTTCAGGAGCAGGAAGAGGAGAAGCATGGCGAAGCTCATCGCGGAGATGGATTTGGATGCTGCTGAGGTCAGTGATGGCGAAGAGGACAAGGTGAAGGAGAAAGTCGAGCTGGGGAAGCACAAGAAGAGGAGTGAGACGAGGAAAGGTTCGAAGATGGAAAATAGTGGTGTTAAGGCTGATGACGAGAGCGGCTTGGGAAGACGGGAGCGGAAGAAGAGCAAGTATTTATCACCTCCCTACACTTATTTGAGCGGGTATACAAAGTATTTGGACTCGCCGAGGAGTGCAGAGGCGAAGACACAAAAGACAAGTGTGGATTCCTCTTGGGCTTTGCCACCCGAGTCCCCGACGATTTTGAGATGCGATGGTGACACAGTTCAGAAGGAAGTGGAAGAGGATGGGATGAGTTCCCCAATCAAAGTTGATAGCACTTCAGGCCATGAGATTCTTGCAGAGTTCCTCCGCACAGCAGTCAATCCGCTTCACCTGAAATGGAATCGTCTGGCCAAGACAATCAGGGGCTTCTTCGCCACGTACAGAAGCTCGATGTACTCTAATGGCTCCGAGTTTGCAGCTTACCAAAAGCACCAGGCTGAATCTTGTGGCATAAATGGAAAAACTCTGAATAAAGATGTGGTGGATCGGCCTGAAGCTGGGAAATCTGAGGGGAAGATGAAGCAGAAGAAGGATGGGGCTCGTGGAGGTTTGGGTCCTGATTCAGCCAATCACTCCGAGCAAGGTAAGGTGGGATGGAAGAGAAGGATGAGCAAGGATGAAACTACCTTTGAAGCTGTGGTTAACTTGGAACCCCAGATTGTAGACTCTCCGGTGGAAAGTAAAGCGGCGCGGAGATACAGAAGAGGCAAGGATGGTGCTAATGGTGAAACCATGCTGAGTTTGTGCGACGAGCCTCCCATTTCATCAGAAGCAGCTAAAGTTGGGGGGCAGAAGATGGTTAGGAGCAAGGGAGTTGCTAATGGAAAATCTCCAGTGGAACTGGGTCACGAGCTTGGCAGTCGTTCTCGAGAAGGCAAGTCTGGGCAGAGAGGGAGAAGACGCAAAAATGCACCTAATAGTTTGCCTGTGCTGAATTTGGATCGCGGGGTTATTAACGGTCCAAATGAAGGTAAATGTGggcagaagaggaggaagagggatgGAAACGTCTACGGGAATCCAGCAGCTCTTCACATGAATTTTGCTCCAGGCATCACTCTGCCATCCAAGGATGACCTTGTCTCCACATTTAGCAAGTATGGGGTCTTGATCGAGTCCGAGACAGAACTGTTGCAAGGGACTGGCGGTGCTCGTGTTGTGTTTGCCAAGAGCACCGATGCAGAGAAGGCCTTCAATAGTTTAGACAAGACTGGAGTTTTTGGGGCCCCATATGCTACTTACAGCCTCCGTTATCTACCTGCGATAAGCTCGCCACCATCATCGCCTATCTCCGTCCCAAAGCCTCCGCTTCCTTACATAAGGAAGAGCCTTGAGAGGATGATTTATTCTCTGACAGGTTCTTCTACTCCAGTGAAAGAAACGGTGTCTTCTGATGGGCTGAAGCCAGAGGCAAGAGATAACTTAGTGGGTGAGATGCAGGGCCTCCTCAAGAAGGTTAACAAGATGCTGAACGGACCTGCTGCCGGTGCCCCTTCTTAATTCCACCATTTTATAGGTATTTGGATCTAACCTATTTAGCTTTAGAGTCTTTGTTAACCTTTTATGTCGTTTATGTATGTCAATTGGTTTAAAGACTACCTTCTCTCTTTAGGCTGCCGGAACAATGGTGCTCAGAACCCATACGGGTTGTTATATCTTGGTACATTGTTCCTGTGCATGGTAAGCTCTTTAATTACTGCTGCGTATTTAGATAATGGAGACTTCAGCTTGCCTTTCTTTGAACTTGTTAGCCGCATGTGATTGTATATGGAATTATGGATGGTTAGAATAGCTTACTATGCATTTTCAGAAGGGGTTACTTGTATGGCGGTTGTGTTACACCGTTCTCGACAAATCTGTGATGCAATGGGGAGAGCTTTTATACTCTATAACCATCGTCACTGTATGTGTGGATACCGTCGCATTTTGTAGCCAAGTGCTTGTTGTCATCCTCTAAGGGTTTCTTTACTAATTTCGCTACAATATGAGAACATGTTAAGAGGACTTGGCGATGAGGGGGGCGTGAAGATAGGAAACTAAAATTGCTGTAGTGTAGCAGAGGCCATGGTGTTTTATTCCTCTGTTGGAATAATAAGGAATATAGCTTGAAAGTTTCCATCAACAGCAAATTTTGTGTGTGAATGAAATGCTTGTGAGGGTTGATTCATTGGGGTCTTTTCCTTCTAAGTAAAAATTGCATGGGAATATACTGTCTTATTTCATTTTTAATCTGAGTGCTAGGATCCAGGTTCCTCTTTCTGTGGCCAGAGAATTTGTTTTGAGGACCCTGTGGATGGGTCCTTACATGTCCTGTAGGGATGGGCAACCTGTCATCATCAGGTCATAATTTTAGGGCTAAAAGTCCCACCGGCATTTGATATTTGATGCTGGCTGCTTTCACACCATAACCCTCTCCATCCATCTGTTCTATGTCTATAGGAAGTGTGCCCCTGGCTGTTGGGCATCACTtttcatctgccaaagggaaAAGTGCTGATTGCTCCACGAGCGTCCCATGGCCCTTGGTTTTAGCACTATAAGATGTTGGCAATGTTCTTATGTACGATGCCCCCCAGTTGTTTGGCTCTGATGCATTCAGATGGTATCTTTCAGAGCATGCCGGTCGGTCGAGGTCAACATGGCCCTGACCCTGATATAATGGACTTAAGTGCTTGCCAATCTTACATGCTCCTCTAATGCATTCTTTCATTTGCACTCAATTTATTTTCGGATGGTTGGCTCGAAGATTTCCTTCTATTTATGTTACTATCTATTGCCCCCCTCCCTTTTTTTTCGGTCTCCTTTCTGTTGCCACAAGCCATTGAGAACATTCCATCTGCCCTGCTAATAGCAGCAGTATCTATGGGTTCCCCCCTTTCAGTTTCTTGTCACAGTGCTGCACCACTGGGCTCGCATAGAATCTGATACTGATTGTGCATTACTCGGACTGTCCTTGATCTATGATTGGTGATTTCTATCAATTCATTTATGTTGTTTGGCCTGACTGATTTTCCAGGAAGGATCCCGACTCAATCCTCATCCATGTTTTATAGCTTAAGGAGACCCAGAAGAGCCATTACTCGGTAGATGTAGGCCCTTAAAGAAATAacaatcaatacatcatttgCCATTTCGGGTGTTCAACGGATTCCCAGCCTGAGGTGTGATCTCAAACAATTGCTATGGTTATATGATCTCTATTAggctctattttttctctcctttacCAAGCATCTTTCGAGCAAAACACATAGATAGATAGCCAGACAGACAGGTAGATAATTTTGATCTCAATCAATTGCTGTGGTTGTATGAACTCTATTAGATTCtgtctttctctttccttatccAGCGTCCTTCGAGCAAAACATACAAGCAGTCAAAGCAGTAGATCATTGTCTGGATaaggaattaaaaaaaagaacctAATAGAGTTCATACAACcataacaatatatatatatatatatatatatatatatatatatatatatatatatatatatatatatatatatatatatatatatatatatatatataatcacaATAAATGTCAATCTTGTCACCTTACTAAATCAACTATTTCTGTTCTTGATAAAAATTCTATAGCAAACGGTGACTACCAAAGAGCGGTAACTTCTGTAGAAGGGCTTTCTGGCTGAGGATTAAATTCTGGTTTCTGGTGAATAGTAATTGGTGACCTCATCATAGGTATTTGTAATGGCCTGTCTATTTGATGGTTTGGAAGGCTCGAAGATCCAAGTCTTCAGCAGCTACAGTCCAGATGGAAATCATTTTTTTGACCCCTTGTGTGTGATGGAGGGATGGTGTGATCTCATCTGACCCTTACCAGTCTCTTTGATTATCGGTTCTATCTATAGTAAGGTAATCTACCATAAATTCTCCAATTCCTTCTTACTCAAAGAACAACGAATCCATGTTTTAGCCTATACTTGGTGCAAatttgcaaggtgttatcagcTGTGATCAAACTTTGAGCTTCTATTTGAGCTCATATTCCGGTCACATTATCTTGTTCAAGCCTTCTGAGATGGAATCATTGTCAAGAGAGGGTTGCTGCCAAGATTTCCATATCTATTATGGGTAGATCCAACTGTGGTCTACCAGATGTTGGCTAAATATATTCTCAAGGGACAATAGTGCAGATGGAAACTGGTACATCTCTTTTGCTATTCAGTGAAAGCTCTGCCAGTGGCCTCATTCGGCCATCCAACTGTTGCTATTCACTGTTACTTCCCCACTTCACCCAACATGGCCCACATCATGTGGACGCTTGTTTAGTTGTCTATTCCCAactgtggtttttttttttttttttttttttttgtaaactaCTAGGGTTAAAATGGGCAATAAAGCCTTTCATGAACCATCTATCGCATGAATGATGCACTAAAAACGTGGTTCGGCACTCATTCCATGGATGCTAGGAGGAACGCTAAGCAGTACTCTGTTTCTGCAGACTTAAGCCCATGTCTCATGTTTTCTCCTGGAGATcccatttcttttcctttcttcttctctattaCATAAAATAGTTTCCCAAAAATGTCTGATGATTGAAATGCCACAATTTTTTCTTCACTTTTTTGGGGAGACAAATGTTTGAATTTTGCTTTCAAGGGCCTTATTATGTATCTCTTTTTATAAAAGAGGAACATTTTTGCTGCTTTTCAGAAGCAGATTACTGCACAATTAATTAAACTTCAGTTCAGTTGGTGCAACATAACTGGTTTCTGGCAATTAAGTAGTTCATCAATAAAAGCAGCAGTCAGGGCAGCCATGTATCCAGCAACTACTGATTATAATATAATGCTCTTAGGCTTCAAAGGGGCGCAACATGTATGCGACAAGTAGGCTTCTTTGAGTATAATATGTAGCCACTCCAAGGGCTTTAAACAACCCTCAAGATGAGACCATCTCATGATTATGCAAAAGAATCTTGTAGGTTAATAGGATAAAATATTTCACCACCATTTAGAAGTAGCTCACATAAGAATCATTCAGAAACACTTAATAAATGAAAAGCAAGTGGGAAAGAGAATTAGGTCTTAAATAAGTTCTTTTGGTCACGGTAGTAGTTTAAATCTATAGATTGGTAACTTTTGTTTTAGGACCCTACTTGTAGGGACTACTTTTCTGTGCATTCTGGTTCCTTCAGTTCCCCGTCTTACCTCATTGATGATGAATGTTTGGAAAATTTAATCAAACCAAATGTTTCAATCATTCCTTAATTGGTGCCTTCCTGCCAACAATATCCAATACTAGAATCCACTGCCTGGAGGCTGGTGATGATCGGATGGCTGCAAATCTTCGACTCCAAGATTTGTCAAACATGGTCTCTATGAGAGGTGGTCTGTCATTTAGCAAGATATAGAGTCAAGTGTCTTCTCATGGAGGAGAAATATCTAACCATAAGTTCATGGTTAGTGACATTTGGTTTTCCACAGGAAATAAGCATTAAGATATGGTTAAGATACAGTTAGAATATATTAATCGCAATGAGAACAGGCTTaggattatatttggatttggtGTATGGTTAAAATgctgaatctaaccttaagcaATACAATATACATTCCGATTCTTCTACCTCTGTCTTCGCCATGCCTCCTTTTTCaaaaagattaacaattaaCAAAGCAAATGTCTCACCAATTTCTCTTTAGATGTTTATTGGATAGCTCACCAGATCTACCAGGATGTCTTTATGCAAATCCAAGTGCCAATCTTGAGTACAGTGAAAGCTGTTAGCTTCGCATATTAAAcctttaataataaataatgattCAATAGATTACCATCCCTCCGAGAATGAATGGATTGCCAATTCATGACTGAAATTAAAACTACTCTTAAAATGATGGCCTAGCCGAcagatgcaaaaaaaaaaaaacaccatttATAAGATCATTATTACATCTGAGCGTCGCTCATAGCTTGATTCCAGTTCATAATAAGTTTTTCCAGACCCCTTTCATATGTGCTCTCAGTCCATACCCAATTGTCGCCAACCAATTCAAGGTCATATAAGCAAAGGCATATTGGCCAAATGGAATTAATACTTAGAACTTGTGATGACTAGGATATGTGGGATCTTGGTTTGAACTATCCTGCAATGACCTCATTAATTATTTACAAATTTTGCTTAATTTCCTTCTCTACTGTCAGTTACTATATAAATTTAAGTCCCCCAAAAGCAAGAGACACCTACTATCCTGCAATGAACTATCTTCTTCAGACACCTACTCTTCGAGTGCTTGGACTGTTGACTGCTAAAAGCAAGAGACATCTAAGGGAACACGAACAACTAAATTTTAAACCGTTCACAGAAACCAAGATCCTCTCCTAGGTTATATGTTCCTGCATTAGAGTACATAATCACAGATGACAATGCGCTAGCATTATGGAAACTGTACAGTGAGTCGCCAACACTATAGCACAGAAGATATTATTGATAAAATTATTTGATGCTGTTAAATTGAAAAGGTCATATAGTTGCATTTACAGGTGCTCAATGGAAAGTCTCTTTGAAGTACTCAAAACTAATGATAATTTTTTCATTTGCATTgctccagaaaaccaaagttaTAATGTCATAAATAGGTGCTTTATGTATTTGAAAGATTTATATAACATAATAAAGCAAATCCTATTGGTGGTGGTATTTCAGATTTCTTCTCATGTTTCTAGGCACCTATCTAACATAAGAACTCCTTAAAGTCTCTCGGAATGTCAGGTGCAGGAAATACAAACCTTTCCAGGTAACCAAACGAATCTTAACCTTGAGGAATATCAATTGTAACACTCCACTTGATAACAAAGCAGGGCATAACATTGCAGGAAGCACAACTCTGAACAGCATCATCACCATTGATAGCCATGATTATGCTTCCATGGAATAAATTGGCAGTGCTCTCGCCGAAGTTAAGCTTCAATGAGACTTATGCTTCCTATAACCTTAAAAAAGTACTAATGCAATATTATGCAACGAAGACAAATTATTCTTCTACAAAGAAAGTAGAACACAGAAATGCTATTAGAGCAACAAAAGCTAACAGATACTGTCGAGTTCAAACATCTTACCCCCCAAGACCTCttcccaaccaaaaaaaaaaagaaaagaaaggaaggaaggaagacaGATCAAAAGGTTTTAGCCATTCCCCCTACGGCCATCATAGAAATGGGAAACCACTCGGAGGGAAAAGCACAAACATTCAAATAAACACAGGGAAAAATCCTTTCCACTGCTAggtcatacatatatatatatatatattagtattTTGATAGTAGGTATTAGGATGAGTCTACTTCAGATGGTTGTTGAGGATCCATGGACATTGATCATCCCAGCCCACAATCCGAGGTTGTTGGAGTACCCCCCAGATTCGTGTCCCGCATCAGCGCAGCACTGATCCTGCCACTCCAGCGATAGAATCCTACTGTCTGGTTTCACCTCCGCTGCATTGGGCTCCTCCTGTGCTTCAAATGGGAGCGTCAGCCTCTGGCACGCCTCCACGAGTGCCCCGTGGTTCCCGTCAGCGGAGAACCCAAGCGGGCTCACGCCATGGAAGCCTGCACCTAGTGCGAATCCATGACTCGCCTCTCCGAGGCCCACGCCAGCCTCACCCATGAAGATGTGGCCCCTGGAGCTCCCCAACATGGCTCCAAACTTGGTATCCATGAGATCGAGGTCACCTGCAGAGCTGAATCCATGCATGGGATTATACCTGCATTCCATGAAGTTAAGGCTGCGAGGTGTGTCGGTCAACGAGTCGAGGTGCGGGAATTGCACCCCGGAGAAGGAGAGGTGGAGGTCAGTCCCGTTTTGAAAGGATGAGACAGGGTGAGGTGGCTGTTCGGATGGCTTCTTAGCCCCCGACCGCTTGTTCTTCCGGCAGCCACCACCGACGGGCACATTCCGAAGGGACCCTCCCTTGGTCCAATACCTCCGGCAGGTCTTGCAGAAGTACCTTGGCTGGGAGAGGCTGTAGTTGTTATAGTAGCAGAACTTGGTGTGGGTGGAGTCACACCTGGGGCACTTGAGGGCCTGGTCCTGCTGAGGCCTCAGCCTTCGCTCCATCACCGGCGGCCTAGAGCATGAGATCGGTTCCCCAGACGGAGAGGAGGAACCCATTCCGCCGTCCTCATGAACGATGCCCTGCATCAAAGGGTAGCAAACTTAAAAGGAAACAAAGAGGAGGAGCAAGAGATCATAATAATTCATCCGATCGTCGTTGTTGGAATGTGTGAATTGTGGTCCTAGAAATGTCCCGAGAGCATGAGTTTCGGAgcctaaaaaataaacaaatataaaGCTGGAGCTCATGATGGGCCGCACAAGGCTAGAAAATGCGATCAAACTGCTGATCGTTGGTAGCCGAGATCCTTGAGTTTCCAAATGAACAAAGGACTCAAGTACAAAAGAAGCTAATAtttttttgactatgtactttGTCTTCTTTTTTAAGATCGTGTTCAGACTCATTCATTCCTACTTACAAAAGTAGAAAGAGAGAGTTCCCACTATTGAAGTTTTCTTGCAAGAATTCTTCTTAAAAGAATGCCCTCTTAGGTCTAAGTAACCACAGTCTCAAACATATACCTCTGTTCTATTTCTTTTAGTCGTTTGAGTTAATCTAATTCACTCATACTTGCGAAAGTAAGTAGAGAAGGGAGACCCTCTCCTTGGCCTCTCCTTATTTCCCCGATAATTAATTGTGACCGAGCAACCACGTTCCTCCCATAGCCTAAGACAAAACTGCACCTTTTGCAAGAAAATCTTGTCGATCCATGGTTCAAGAATTACAATTCTCTTACTTTTGATGATCGCTGCATATATATGACcattcaagttttttttttttcatgaggcATTTCAGATCAAGACTTCGAAAGAAGTCTGAAAGATTTTCAAATACTGGAAAAGTGCACCTAGGAAAATTCATGCACATAAATAGACAAGTGCACCAAAGGAATTGAGGAATGGACATTAATTTGTTGATCTAATAATCAACCATGGAGCAATGGAGATCGGTTGCCGTGAGTTACCTTGAGCCAGTCATGAGAAGAATCCATGCAGATTCGCATTGAAGGAGTAACCATGCGAGGaaggaaaaatatatataattataaaagAGAAGTTCTGGGAAGGAGAGCTAGGATATCATGCACACGTCCAAAGGCGCATCCTGCCAACTTACTTCAAACCCAATCTCCAAAGGAATTGATTAACCTGTGATATCTGCTAGAGGAGGAAGATCGAGCTGTTCGGTTGGGAAGAGAGGCatctacagagagagagagaggggccaaAGGACTTGAGAGTAGAAGAAAGAGTAGAGGGTGGGAGAGGATTCAAAGTCTTGGAGAGGGTAATGCAAGGATGTGGATGGGTTTGTTGGCTTGCGAGGATGTGAatatgaagagagaaaaaggtggCGAAGAAGCAACAGCACGCCGCCTCACTGACCCCTCGGTGGGACCGATACTGTCGGGGAAGGAAGACCAAAGACCTCATTCTTGCTGGCTAGACGTGGCTTGAGAGGCTCGGCTACGTTCCACACTTGGAGCCTTACACAGATAGATAGCTAGGGTTCCTCATATGTACTTGAATTTATTCTCTGGGGCCATTTGCTTTAGTCGAACTTGAAACCAAATGGCTAAACGTACAAATGCTTGAATTCCTTCTTGCAAGCTCTCTTGGATCTGGGATGCATGCACTCGATCCGCTCTTCGATCATGACGTGAGGATACGGGGAATATTTAGGGCTCGGGAAAAGACGCAAGAAACCGAAAGCTCACTCCATGCGGGGCCCatgtctcttctccttctcttcctcttattcttcttcttcgcttcttctaaaatctaaaaaatCAAAACCAGAGGGCAGAGTTTTTTTCCCCCCCACCTTTCTCGTTTGCCTCCCACAAGCAAAGGATCGATTCCCACCAACCCCCCTCTCACGTGATCTTACCGTGCTTGGACCTCACCCGACAAGCTTTCGACACCACTGTTTTATTTATTCCGTTGTATTTGaaacagaaaatattttttttaaaagaaaaaatagtattttcttCCTTGTATGTGTAGGTGGGTAGATAAGA
Coding sequences within it:
- the LOC103711526 gene encoding uncharacterized protein LOC103711526, coding for MTRSISWILSNQEFLNGVNRLVPMRRQRHNGHPSDATLSSTPWTLLCFSLARSLCGLRRKFLITPRLQVVLSLRPPLPRSPVLHLPRLPEASFTPSPPLSSPYGAFVIRLVLAHPAPPKKKKIPNMETLEATETTLGNDSSKKPPESQTLGDLAGPRVSKLGFSPAGETLAPAPGAEAKTPGSGLLPAAGEAEEEAERHSFAAGDFVWGRIKSHPWWPGQVYDPSRAADHARRAHRRDRSVLVSYFRDGTFAWCHPAQLRPLVPEFHRMVKQSSSKSFVGAVEDALGEIGRCLELDLTCHCVPPEARPASARGQVGRAPVANFAPLEFLEHLRDVARDVSVVDMLEVAMLKSWVMAFAKGWSNGLAGYHQRRGIMELVDKIDLDVPPGDLTDGKEEEDEEEEYWTIGSGAVKKGPKISAEKLFRSRKRRSMAKLIAEMDLDAAEVSDGEEDKVKEKVELGKHKKRSETRKGSKMENSGVKADDESGLGRRERKKSKYLSPPYTYLSGYTKYLDSPRSAEAKTQKTSVDSSWALPPESPTILRCDGDTVQKEVEEDGMSSPIKVDSTSGHEILAEFLRTAVNPLHLKWNRLAKTIRGFFATYRSSMYSNGSEFAAYQKHQAESCGINGKTLNKDVVDRPEAGKSEGKMKQKKDGARGGLGPDSANHSEQGKVGWKRRMSKDETTFEAVVNLEPQIVDSPVESKAARRYRRGKDGANGETMLSLCDEPPISSEAAKVGGQKMVRSKGVANGKSPVELGHELGSRSREGKSGQRGRRRKNAPNSLPVLNLDRGVINGPNEGKCGQKRRKRDGNVYGNPAALHMNFAPGITLPSKDDLVSTFSKYGVLIESETELLQGTGGARVVFAKSTDAEKAFNSLDKTGVFGAPYATYSLRYLPAISSPPSSPISVPKPPLPYIRKSLERMIYSLTGSSTPVKETVSSDGLKPEARDNLVGEMQGLLKKVNKMLNGPAAGAPS
- the LOC103711525 gene encoding dof zinc finger protein DOF5.6 isoform X1; the protein is MVTPSMRICMDSSHDWLKGIVHEDGGMGSSSPSGEPISCSRPPVMERRLRPQQDQALKCPRCDSTHTKFCYYNNYSLSQPRYFCKTCRRYWTKGGSLRNVPVGGGCRKNKRSGAKKPSEQPPHPVSSFQNGTDLHLSFSGVQFPHLDSLTDTPRSLNFMECRYNPMHGFSSAGDLDLMDTKFGAMLGSSRGHIFMGEAGVGLGEASHGFALGAGFHGVSPLGFSADGNHGALVEACQRLTLPFEAQEEPNAAEVKPDSRILSLEWQDQCCADAGHESGGYSNNLGLWAGMINVHGSSTTI
- the LOC103711525 gene encoding dof zinc finger protein DOF5.6 isoform X2, translated to MGSSSPSGEPISCSRPPVMERRLRPQQDQALKCPRCDSTHTKFCYYNNYSLSQPRYFCKTCRRYWTKGGSLRNVPVGGGCRKNKRSGAKKPSEQPPHPVSSFQNGTDLHLSFSGVQFPHLDSLTDTPRSLNFMECRYNPMHGFSSAGDLDLMDTKFGAMLGSSRGHIFMGEAGVGLGEASHGFALGAGFHGVSPLGFSADGNHGALVEACQRLTLPFEAQEEPNAAEVKPDSRILSLEWQDQCCADAGHESGGYSNNLGLWAGMINVHGSSTTI